A portion of the Candidatus Pristimantibacillus lignocellulolyticus genome contains these proteins:
- the spoIIR gene encoding stage II sporulation protein R: MLSNSSNSSNLFSFSYRKVYGYVAIILIVLLMSWEYQKVDAALHMESIPEESIRLRILANSDSPNDQLIKAVVRDEVVAAMNSWITEPLTIEEAREVLMAHESELQDVIANTLANNGYKYGFTTEIGQVEFPTKMYGQLVYPAGMYEALLITLGEGAGRNWWCVLFPPLCFADTVSGEATADPSVETAVATTTSEVETDSEATTDVEVDFFIVELFEDFGAWISSLFA, encoded by the coding sequence ATGTTATCTAATTCATCCAATTCATCTAATCTATTTTCTTTTTCTTATCGTAAAGTATATGGGTATGTTGCAATTATTTTAATCGTTCTTCTTATGAGCTGGGAGTATCAAAAGGTTGATGCAGCACTACATATGGAATCTATTCCAGAAGAGTCTATTCGTCTACGTATACTTGCTAATTCTGACTCTCCTAATGATCAACTAATTAAAGCAGTCGTTCGTGATGAAGTAGTAGCTGCGATGAATAGCTGGATCACTGAACCTTTAACGATTGAGGAAGCTAGAGAAGTACTTATGGCACATGAATCAGAATTACAAGACGTTATTGCAAACACGCTTGCAAATAACGGTTATAAATATGGATTTACAACGGAAATCGGACAAGTAGAATTCCCTACAAAAATGTACGGACAGCTTGTCTACCCAGCAGGAATGTATGAAGCATTACTCATTACTCTAGGTGAAGGTGCAGGACGCAACTGGTGGTGTGTACTATTTCCTCCGTTATGTTTTGCTGACACTGTTTCAGGAGAAGCAACGGCTGATCCTTCAGTAGAAACTGCAGTAGCAACGACGACGTCAGAAGTAGAGACAGATTCAGAAGCAACTACAGATGTAGAAGTAGATTTCTTCATAGTTGAGTTGTTTGAAGATTTTGGAGCATGGATCTCCTCGTTATTTGCATAA
- a CDS encoding L-threonylcarbamoyladenylate synthase, producing MNNTTHLWKVNIHQSGWKQQLEEAAFALQQGKQVAFPTETVYGLGANATSSSAVQGIFAAKGRPSDNPLIVHISDKHQLNGLVESYDGLAEQLMERFWPGPLTIVLPVKEGVLSSYVTAGLATVGVRMPNHPLALELIKQANCPVAAPSANRSGRPSPTLAEHVYEDLAGQIAGIVDGGATGVGLESTVVEIEGQSIIRVLRPGGVTEDDLRQCCPQATIITETELQSKEAPRSPGMKYTHYAPKGQLVVVKGKEADVATYIVSQLKQYQATERCGVLAFAEHIEHYHYAQLVISMGSIHNLDEAAASLYAALRSFDEQGITRIWSEASSYDGIGAALMNRLQKAAGHDIVNV from the coding sequence GTGAATAACACTACTCATTTATGGAAAGTTAATATACATCAATCAGGCTGGAAACAACAGCTAGAAGAAGCGGCTTTTGCGCTTCAACAAGGAAAACAAGTAGCATTCCCTACAGAAACCGTCTACGGATTAGGGGCAAATGCAACTTCAAGTAGTGCAGTACAAGGTATATTCGCAGCCAAAGGCAGACCGTCTGATAATCCATTAATCGTTCATATTAGCGATAAGCATCAATTGAATGGATTAGTTGAAAGTTATGATGGACTAGCAGAGCAACTAATGGAGCGGTTCTGGCCAGGGCCTTTAACCATTGTCTTACCTGTGAAGGAAGGTGTATTGTCTTCTTATGTAACGGCAGGACTAGCAACAGTAGGTGTTCGTATGCCTAATCATCCACTAGCACTTGAGCTGATTAAGCAGGCAAATTGTCCGGTTGCCGCGCCGAGCGCTAATCGTTCTGGTCGCCCAAGTCCCACACTTGCTGAGCATGTATATGAGGATTTGGCTGGGCAGATAGCTGGTATTGTCGACGGTGGTGCAACGGGAGTTGGCTTAGAATCTACTGTTGTTGAGATCGAAGGGCAATCTATTATTCGTGTGTTGCGTCCAGGTGGAGTAACAGAGGATGACTTGAGACAGTGTTGTCCACAAGCAACCATCATTACAGAAACAGAGCTTCAAAGTAAGGAAGCGCCTCGTTCTCCTGGAATGAAATATACGCACTATGCACCAAAAGGACAGCTTGTTGTTGTGAAAGGTAAGGAAGCTGATGTTGCTACTTACATCGTAAGCCAATTAAAGCAATATCAAGCGACTGAGCGGTGTGGTGTACTAGCATTTGCTGAGCATATCGAACACTATCACTATGCACAGCTTGTTATAAGTATGGGAAGTATTCATAATCTCGACGAAGCTGCTGCCTCACTTTATGCTGCTTTAAGAAGTTTTGATGAGCAGGGGATTACTCGAATATGGTCGGAGGCAAGTAGTTATGATGGCATCGGAGCAGCATTGATGAACCGATTGCAGAAGGCTGCAGGTCACGATATCGTCAACGTATAG
- a CDS encoding manganese efflux pump MntP family protein — MLDTNEWIGQLMTIAMIAVALGFDAFSLGIGIGLKGIRYRHILKLGIVIGLFHIVMPIGGMLMGNLMSSVLGTWATVVAGILLIILGAHMIINSFKEEETQILDHRTFWGLMLLAFSVSVDSFSVGITLGMFQVQFWLTVCLFGILGAVMAMLGLSLGRRVSQSLGVYGETFGGIILVVFGVYFIV, encoded by the coding sequence ATGTTAGATACCAACGAATGGATAGGACAACTTATGACGATTGCTATGATTGCAGTCGCGCTAGGATTTGATGCATTTTCACTTGGAATAGGTATTGGTCTAAAAGGAATTCGTTATCGACATATACTGAAGCTAGGGATTGTCATTGGATTATTTCATATTGTGATGCCAATTGGTGGTATGCTTATGGGCAATCTTATGAGCTCGGTGCTTGGTACTTGGGCTACAGTTGTAGCGGGCATCCTACTAATTATATTGGGTGCGCATATGATCATAAATTCATTCAAAGAAGAAGAAACACAAATATTAGATCATCGCACGTTTTGGGGGCTAATGCTCCTAGCCTTTAGCGTCAGTGTAGACTCTTTTTCGGTCGGTATTACGCTTGGCATGTTCCAAGTACAATTCTGGTTAACAGTATGTTTATTCGGAATATTAGGAGCAGTAATGGCTATGCTAGGGTTAAGTCTCGGTCGAAGAGTTAGTCAGTCTCTAGGAGTGTATGGTGAGACGTTCGGTGGTATTATTCTTGTCGTTTTCGGAGTTTATTTTATAGTATAA
- a CDS encoding low molecular weight protein arginine phosphatase yields the protein MKRILFICTGNTCRSPMAEAFLKGLAHEKGLIVAVRSAGTSTVNGMPVSANSLYALNRRGIQHKGSSTILQEEALEWADLVLTMTSAHKRDVLQKYPSMMDKTFTLKEFAYMDEELQQKITELESLYTDFQMKQVLGQPMEEKDRQRLIALDQSIPNFDIADPFGGSQSHYDHCADEIEEVIFKLVDKLLLLRSQQQK from the coding sequence ATGAAAAGAATATTATTCATATGCACAGGTAATACTTGTCGATCTCCTATGGCAGAAGCATTTCTTAAAGGTCTTGCTCATGAAAAAGGTCTAATCGTTGCAGTTCGTTCAGCGGGAACATCTACCGTTAATGGTATGCCAGTATCCGCAAATTCGTTATATGCCTTAAACCGTCGAGGCATTCAACATAAAGGTAGTTCAACTATACTGCAAGAAGAAGCACTAGAATGGGCCGATCTCGTCCTTACGATGACTTCTGCACATAAGCGGGATGTATTGCAAAAATATCCGAGTATGATGGATAAAACTTTTACCTTGAAGGAATTCGCCTATATGGACGAAGAATTACAGCAAAAAATTACCGAGTTAGAAAGTTTGTATACAGACTTTCAGATGAAGCAAGTCCTGGGTCAACCTATGGAGGAGAAGGATCGTCAACGTCTTATTGCATTGGATCAGTCTATTCCTAATTTTGATATTGCAGATCCATTTGGCGGCTCACAGTCACATTACGATCATTGTGCTGATGAGATAGAAGAAGTTATTTTTAAGTTAGTCGACAAGTTGTTGCTCTTACGTAGTCAGCAACAAAAATAG
- the rpiB gene encoding ribose 5-phosphate isomerase B produces the protein MKIAIGADHGGYRLKDEIVPFLKSLGHEVEDFGCDCNGSVDYPDYALPVCDQVAEGKADRGILICGTGIGMSIAANKHAGIRCALVGDTFSAHATRDHNDTNVLALGERVTGPGLALDIVKIWIETPFSNGERHVGRLKKVADIEKRFITGE, from the coding sequence TTGAAAATTGCAATTGGTGCTGACCACGGTGGATACCGTCTGAAAGATGAAATTGTACCGTTTTTGAAATCTTTAGGTCATGAAGTAGAAGATTTTGGTTGTGATTGTAATGGATCTGTAGATTATCCTGATTATGCATTGCCAGTATGTGACCAAGTTGCAGAAGGTAAAGCGGATCGTGGAATTTTAATTTGTGGAACAGGTATTGGTATGTCTATCGCAGCTAATAAACATGCAGGTATTCGTTGCGCATTAGTTGGAGATACATTCTCTGCACATGCGACTCGTGATCATAATGACACGAATGTACTTGCTCTTGGTGAACGAGTGACTGGTCCTGGGCTAGCATTAGATATCGTTAAAATTTGGATTGAAACACCATTCTCTAACGGCGAGCGTCATGTTGGTCGCCTGAAAAAAGTAGCAGATATCGAAAAACGATTCATTACTGGGGAGTAG
- a CDS encoding TIGR01440 family protein: METCQWTKPKLLVFGTSTSEVMGEHIGSAGAVDIASAIYRGIEAARQQYSFIPVFQCCEHLNRAIVIEQDVADMLHKDIVHAIPVPNAGGSMAAYAYTQMKQPCLVETIAADAGIDIGDTFIGMHLKQVAVPLRGSLRSIGSAHLTMAYSRPKLIGGQRATY; encoded by the coding sequence ATGGAGACATGCCAATGGACGAAACCTAAACTATTAGTATTCGGGACGAGTACTAGTGAAGTGATGGGTGAGCATATTGGCTCAGCAGGCGCAGTAGATATCGCAAGTGCGATTTATCGTGGAATTGAGGCTGCACGTCAGCAATACTCCTTTATCCCGGTGTTTCAATGTTGCGAACATCTCAATCGTGCGATTGTTATTGAACAAGATGTCGCAGATATGCTTCATAAAGACATCGTTCACGCCATTCCAGTACCAAATGCTGGGGGATCGATGGCTGCGTATGCTTATACTCAGATGAAGCAACCATGTCTAGTTGAGACAATTGCAGCAGATGCTGGTATTGATATCGGGGATACGTTTATCGGGATGCACTTGAAGCAAGTTGCTGTTCCCCTACGTGGTTCATTACGTTCAATCGGATCAGCTCATCTAACGATGGCGTATAGTAGGCCGAAGTTGATAGGTGGCCAAAGAGCTACCTACTAG
- a CDS encoding serine hydroxymethyltransferase, translated as MEHLRQQDPQVLEALGLELQRQRDNIELIASENIVSPAVLEAMGSVLTNKYAEGYPSKRYYGGCEHVDIVEDIARDRAKELFGAEHANVQPHSGAQANMAVYLAALQPGDTVLGMNLAHGGHLTHGSPVNASGLLYNFVAYGVQEDSFTIDYEEVRKLAFKHRPRMIVAGASAYPRIIDFEKLGQIANEVGALFMVDMAHIAGLVAAGLHPNPVPHAHFVTTTTHKTLRGPRGGMILCRKPWAAAIDKAVFPGSQGGPLMHIIAAKAVAFGEALQDEFKQYGNNVVNNAKVLAERLTANGINLVSGGTDNHLMLIDTRNLNITGKVAEHVLDEVGITVNKNAIPFDPTSPFVTSGIRLGTPAVTARGMDTEAMEVIADVVTMVLKNPEDEAVKEDARAQVRNLTAKFPIYPGLTY; from the coding sequence ATGGAACATTTACGTCAGCAAGATCCACAAGTATTGGAAGCTCTTGGTCTTGAGCTTCAACGTCAACGCGATAACATTGAACTAATTGCATCTGAAAACATCGTAAGCCCTGCGGTACTTGAAGCTATGGGTTCTGTATTAACGAACAAATATGCTGAAGGTTATCCTAGCAAACGTTACTATGGTGGTTGTGAGCATGTTGATATCGTTGAAGATATCGCTCGTGATCGTGCGAAAGAATTATTCGGTGCTGAGCATGCTAACGTTCAACCTCACTCAGGTGCTCAAGCTAACATGGCAGTATATCTTGCAGCATTGCAACCTGGTGATACTGTACTTGGTATGAATCTTGCTCACGGTGGCCACTTAACTCACGGTAGCCCAGTAAATGCTTCCGGTCTTCTATATAACTTTGTTGCATATGGCGTACAAGAAGATTCTTTCACAATCGATTACGAAGAAGTTCGTAAGCTTGCTTTCAAACACCGTCCTCGTATGATCGTAGCGGGTGCAAGTGCTTACCCTCGTATTATTGATTTTGAAAAACTTGGACAAATTGCTAATGAAGTAGGCGCTTTGTTCATGGTTGATATGGCACATATCGCTGGTCTTGTAGCTGCTGGTTTGCACCCAAATCCAGTGCCACATGCACACTTTGTTACTACTACAACTCACAAAACACTTCGTGGACCTCGTGGCGGTATGATTCTTTGTCGCAAACCTTGGGCAGCTGCTATCGACAAAGCTGTATTCCCTGGTTCTCAAGGTGGCCCTTTAATGCACATTATTGCTGCTAAAGCAGTTGCATTTGGTGAAGCATTACAAGACGAATTTAAACAATATGGAAACAATGTTGTTAACAATGCAAAAGTTCTTGCAGAAAGACTTACTGCTAATGGTATTAATCTAGTTTCTGGCGGTACAGATAATCACCTTATGTTGATCGATACACGTAACCTTAATATTACTGGTAAAGTTGCTGAGCATGTTCTTGATGAAGTCGGCATTACAGTGAACAAAAATGCAATTCCATTTGACCCAACTAGCCCGTTTGTAACAAGTGGTATCCGTCTTGGAACACCAGCTGTAACTGCACGTGGAATGGATACTGAAGCGATGGAAGTTATTGCTGATGTTGTTACAATGGTATTGAAAAATCCTGAAGATGAAGCTGTTAAAGAAGATGCTCGCGCACAAGTTCGTAATCTTACAGCTAAATTCCCTATTTACCCTGGTCTAACTTACTAA
- a CDS encoding peptide ABC transporter substrate-binding protein → MNRKNLISILSLVLVLAIITTGCASGSKNESGASNNEFRMNLATEPPTLDPAQATDQVSFTVINAIYEGLTIVDENGDVQPGVAEKWDISPDGKTYTFTIRQDAKWKNGDAVTANDFEFSWKRALNPELVPEPSQYAYQMYYIEGAEAYNTGKGSADDVAVKATDEHTLVVTLTNPIPYFESLLSTAIYFPVHSSVTENEAFAAAADTMITNGPFTMTEWKRNTSIVLEPNENYHARNDIKFAKVSMTIVNDPSSELNMYKTGKLDYAGHPTGSLPTEQYATLKKEYPDDFNIKGTASLYYYIMNTTAEPFNNAKIRQALSMAISRTDLTEKVSLGGQIPAFGLVPPGIKGVEGEFRSEFKDDYFQENVEEAKALLAEGLAEEGWTELPAFTLKFNTDATHQKVAEAVVDMWRSNLGIDAQIGNEEWGVYLDNRVAMNFQIERSGWGADYNDPISFVGLFTSASGNNNTGYANPEYDALIAEINATTDTKARMELIAKAEKMLIDSHSIMPIYYYSSVHMMRPDVKGVYVDFKGDVNYTRGYYEQEQE, encoded by the coding sequence ATGAACAGAAAGAATCTAATTTCTATCCTTTCTTTGGTACTAGTATTAGCCATTATTACAACTGGCTGTGCGAGTGGTTCCAAGAATGAAAGTGGAGCAAGTAACAATGAATTCCGCATGAATTTAGCTACTGAGCCTCCGACATTAGATCCAGCGCAAGCGACAGATCAAGTATCTTTCACGGTAATTAATGCAATCTATGAAGGTCTAACAATTGTTGACGAGAATGGTGATGTTCAACCAGGCGTTGCTGAAAAATGGGATATCTCGCCAGATGGTAAAACATATACGTTTACAATTCGTCAAGACGCTAAATGGAAAAATGGCGATGCTGTAACTGCTAACGATTTCGAGTTCTCTTGGAAACGTGCGCTTAATCCTGAGTTAGTTCCTGAGCCTTCTCAATATGCGTACCAAATGTACTATATTGAAGGTGCTGAAGCTTACAACACTGGTAAAGGTTCCGCTGATGATGTTGCTGTTAAAGCTACAGACGAGCATACGCTTGTTGTAACTCTAACTAACCCGATTCCATATTTTGAATCATTGCTATCTACTGCTATCTACTTCCCAGTTCACTCTTCTGTAACTGAGAATGAAGCTTTTGCTGCAGCGGCTGACACAATGATTACTAACGGTCCATTCACAATGACGGAATGGAAGCGTAATACATCGATTGTTCTTGAGCCAAACGAAAATTATCATGCTCGTAATGATATTAAATTCGCAAAAGTATCAATGACTATCGTTAATGATCCAAGTTCAGAGCTTAACATGTATAAAACAGGTAAATTAGATTATGCTGGTCACCCAACGGGTTCACTTCCAACAGAACAATATGCAACACTGAAGAAAGAATATCCAGATGACTTTAATATTAAAGGAACTGCAAGTTTGTATTACTACATCATGAATACAACGGCAGAACCTTTCAATAATGCGAAAATTCGTCAAGCATTGTCTATGGCGATCAGTCGTACCGACTTGACTGAAAAAGTATCACTTGGTGGTCAAATTCCTGCATTCGGACTAGTGCCTCCAGGTATTAAAGGTGTTGAAGGCGAGTTCCGCAGTGAGTTTAAAGACGATTACTTCCAAGAAAATGTTGAGGAAGCAAAAGCTTTGCTTGCTGAAGGTCTTGCAGAAGAAGGTTGGACAGAACTTCCGGCGTTCACACTGAAATTTAACACTGATGCTACTCATCAAAAAGTAGCTGAAGCAGTTGTTGATATGTGGCGTTCAAATCTAGGTATTGATGCTCAAATCGGTAACGAAGAGTGGGGCGTTTACTTAGATAATCGTGTAGCAATGAACTTCCAAATCGAGCGTTCTGGTTGGGGAGCAGACTACAATGATCCAATTTCATTCGTAGGTCTATTCACTTCTGCTAGCGGTAATAACAACACAGGTTACGCTAACCCAGAATACGATGCTTTAATTGCTGAAATTAATGCAACAACTGATACAAAAGCTCGTATGGAATTAATTGCAAAAGCAGAAAAAATGTTAATTGATTCACATTCAATTATGCCAATTTACTATTATAGCTCTGTGCATATGATGAGACCTGATGTAAAAGGTGTGTATGTTGACTTTAAAGGCGATGTTAACTATACGCGTGGGTACTACGAACAAGAACAAGAATAG
- a CDS encoding ABC transporter permease, with protein MVRYIIQKIMYMLLSIFVLASATFFLMKAIPGNPFQSEKNIPAAIQQKLMEKYGFDKPIWEQYLNYMNNLLHLDLGTSMKQQYTTVESVIVNGFGYSMQLGLWAILLSVAAGLLLGLIAALNHRKFLDGFTIFIAVLGVSIPNFVVAAGLQFIFGVELQWFNVTGLNSPMDYVLPVIALSFLPTAFIARLTRSSMLEVLSADYIKTAKSKGLSGKVILVRHALRNAILPVVTYVGPMTANIITGSVIVEQIFGIGGLGKDFVNSITNRDYTLIMGLTIFYAVILMLARLITDIAYGFVDPRIKLARGKGGS; from the coding sequence TTGGTCCGCTATATTATACAGAAGATAATGTACATGCTCCTGTCGATATTCGTATTAGCTTCGGCGACGTTCTTCTTAATGAAGGCGATACCGGGTAATCCGTTTCAGTCAGAGAAAAATATCCCTGCAGCTATTCAACAAAAGTTGATGGAGAAGTACGGATTTGATAAACCGATATGGGAGCAATACCTAAACTATATGAACAACCTGCTGCATCTTGATCTTGGAACATCAATGAAACAGCAATATACGACAGTAGAATCTGTTATTGTAAATGGTTTTGGTTATTCTATGCAGCTAGGCTTATGGGCAATACTTTTATCTGTTGCAGCTGGATTGCTTCTTGGTCTTATCGCTGCTTTAAATCATCGTAAATTTCTTGATGGTTTCACCATCTTTATCGCTGTACTAGGTGTATCTATACCTAACTTTGTTGTAGCTGCCGGATTACAGTTTATATTCGGTGTTGAATTACAATGGTTTAATGTAACGGGTCTAAACAGTCCTATGGACTACGTGTTACCTGTTATCGCTTTATCGTTCCTTCCGACAGCATTCATTGCGAGACTTACTCGTTCTAGCATGCTCGAGGTTCTTTCTGCAGATTATATTAAAACTGCAAAATCCAAAGGTTTATCAGGAAAAGTTATTCTGGTACGTCACGCTTTAAGAAATGCAATTTTGCCAGTTGTTACTTACGTCGGTCCGATGACTGCGAACATTATTACTGGTTCTGTTATTGTAGAGCAGATTTTTGGGATTGGCGGTCTAGGTAAAGACTTCGTCAATAGTATTACAAATCGTGATTACACGTTAATTATGGGACTTACGATTTTTTATGCAGTTATTCTGATGCTTGCGCGCTTAATTACAGATATCGCCTATGGCTTTGTTGATCCGCGAATTAAGTTAGCAAGAGGCAAAGGAGGATCGTAA
- a CDS encoding ABC transporter permease encodes MSDQTLTKKDFAKLEKNEVSSDLVVRESISAWKDAWIRLKENKLAMISLVILLVIVLFAFVGQLMTPYDYKTNDLSITNQAPSSEHWFGTDALGRDMFERTWMGAGISLQVGLYAAIVDLILGVIIGGIMGYYGGRVDEILNRICEILYSIPSMLVVILLIVIFEPSMFTIVLALSITGWINMAWIVRGQVMQLKSQEYVLAARTLGASTSHIMRKHLIPNAMGPIIVTITMTVPSAIFAEAFLSFLGLGVQSPAASLGTLINDALKAMTVYPWRMIFPAVLISLTMLCFNIFGDGLRDALDPKMKK; translated from the coding sequence ATGTCAGATCAAACGTTAACTAAGAAAGATTTTGCAAAACTAGAGAAAAATGAAGTGTCTTCTGATCTAGTTGTGCGTGAAAGTATATCTGCATGGAAAGATGCTTGGATTCGTCTCAAAGAAAACAAGCTTGCCATGATAAGTTTAGTCATATTACTAGTCATTGTTTTGTTTGCTTTTGTGGGCCAATTGATGACGCCATATGATTATAAAACGAATGATTTGTCTATAACGAATCAAGCGCCGAGTTCTGAGCATTGGTTCGGCACAGATGCCCTTGGACGAGATATGTTTGAACGTACTTGGATGGGTGCAGGAATATCTTTGCAGGTCGGTTTATATGCTGCAATAGTCGATCTCATTCTCGGAGTTATTATTGGTGGTATTATGGGGTATTACGGCGGTAGAGTGGATGAGATATTGAATCGTATTTGTGAAATATTATACTCCATTCCAAGTATGCTAGTTGTCATACTACTTATTGTTATTTTCGAACCAAGTATGTTTACGATCGTATTGGCACTTAGTATTACTGGGTGGATTAATATGGCTTGGATTGTTCGTGGACAAGTTATGCAACTGAAAAGTCAAGAATATGTGCTTGCTGCACGTACGTTAGGTGCAAGTACAAGTCATATTATGAGAAAACATCTTATTCCAAATGCAATGGGTCCAATTATCGTTACGATTACAATGACGGTACCATCTGCTATTTTCGCAGAAGCATTTCTAAGCTTCCTTGGCCTGGGTGTTCAATCACCAGCAGCGTCGCTTGGTACATTAATTAATGATGCATTGAAAGCTATGACAGTCTATCCTTGGCGTATGATTTTCCCTGCAGTGCTAATTAGTTTAACGATGCTTTGCTTTAATATATTTGGTGATGGACTACGTGATGCACTAGATCCGAAAATGAAAAAATAA
- a CDS encoding ABC transporter ATP-binding protein: MEKLIEVQDLKVHFNVRGGVVQAVRGVNFHINKGEAVAIVGESGCGKSVTAQSLMRLVPSPPAVISGSIMFEGNDLLKKSEKEMEAIRGKDIGMIFQDPMTSLNPTLTIGTQIVEGLLKHEKLSKAQARDRAIEMLTLVGIPNPADRIKQYPHQFSGGMRQRAMIAIALACNPSLLIADEPTTALDVTIQAQIMQVMKDLQKKMGTSIVLITHDLGVVADVCDRVIVMYAGKVVETGTKYEIFNNPQHPYTRGLLRSVPRLDQKKDEPLIPIHGTPPDLFSPPKGCSFSARCPEAMRVCVNNDPDLVSAEDNEAHRSACWLLHPYAKEGVQNE; encoded by the coding sequence ATGGAAAAGCTAATTGAGGTACAGGATCTTAAAGTTCACTTTAATGTCCGTGGTGGTGTCGTTCAAGCTGTTCGTGGAGTGAACTTTCACATCAATAAAGGTGAAGCAGTAGCGATTGTTGGTGAATCTGGTTGCGGTAAAAGTGTAACTGCCCAATCTCTGATGCGCCTTGTTCCTAGCCCCCCTGCTGTCATAAGCGGTTCTATTATGTTCGAAGGTAATGATTTACTGAAAAAAAGTGAAAAAGAAATGGAAGCGATTCGTGGTAAAGATATCGGGATGATCTTTCAAGATCCAATGACTTCTTTGAATCCTACCTTAACAATAGGCACTCAAATCGTTGAAGGTTTGTTGAAGCATGAGAAACTAAGTAAAGCTCAGGCTCGTGATCGTGCAATTGAAATGCTTACACTTGTAGGTATTCCGAATCCAGCAGATCGTATTAAACAGTATCCTCATCAATTTTCTGGTGGTATGCGTCAACGTGCGATGATTGCCATTGCACTAGCTTGTAATCCTTCACTGTTAATTGCTGATGAGCCTACAACTGCGCTAGATGTAACGATCCAAGCGCAAATTATGCAAGTGATGAAAGATTTGCAGAAAAAGATGGGTACGTCCATCGTTCTAATTACACATGATCTTGGTGTCGTAGCCGATGTCTGTGATAGAGTAATTGTTATGTACGCAGGTAAAGTGGTAGAAACAGGAACGAAGTATGAGATTTTTAATAATCCACAACATCCTTATACAAGAGGTTTGCTTCGCTCTGTACCACGTCTTGATCAGAAAAAAGATGAACCATTGATTCCGATTCATGGTACTCCACCAGATCTATTCTCACCACCTAAAGGTTGTAGTTTTAGTGCGCGTTGTCCTGAAGCGATGAGAGTATGCGTTAATAATGATCCAGATCTTGTATCGGCAGAAGATAATGAAGCTCATCGTTCTGCTTGTTGGTTACTACACCCTTATGCGAAAGAGGGGGTTCAGAATGAGTAA
- a CDS encoding ATP-binding cassette domain-containing protein: MSKPLIEVNHLSKFFNLGNNNILKAVNDITFSIQQGETVGVVGESGCGKSTAGRTMMRLYEPTEGEVLFQGKNIYGLKGNEMKALRRNMQMIFQDPYASLNPRMTVMDIIGEALDVHNLTSSRAERKKKVEQLLELVNLNSAHASRYPHEFSGGQRQRIGIARALAVDPKFIIADEPISALDVSIQAQVVNLLQELQRDMGLTYLFIAHDLSMVKHISDRVAVMYLGKIVELASSEDLYADPRHPYTRALMSAIPIPDPEVEATRERIVLTGDLPSPIHLPSGCPFHTRCPIATDKCKVDAPKLLDVKKNHFAACHYA, translated from the coding sequence ATGAGTAAACCATTGATAGAAGTTAATCATCTGAGTAAATTTTTCAACCTTGGAAATAATAATATTCTAAAAGCTGTTAACGATATAACATTTTCCATACAGCAAGGTGAAACAGTAGGTGTTGTTGGTGAGTCTGGATGTGGAAAGTCTACTGCCGGCCGTACAATGATGCGTTTATATGAACCTACTGAAGGAGAAGTATTGTTTCAGGGGAAAAATATTTATGGGTTAAAAGGCAATGAGATGAAGGCCCTTCGTCGTAATATGCAGATGATATTCCAAGATCCATATGCATCGCTTAATCCGCGTATGACGGTTATGGATATAATCGGAGAAGCATTAGATGTTCACAACTTAACAAGTAGTCGTGCTGAGCGTAAAAAGAAAGTAGAACAACTACTGGAACTTGTTAATCTAAACTCTGCTCATGCATCACGATATCCTCATGAATTTTCTGGTGGACAACGTCAACGTATCGGGATTGCACGTGCACTTGCAGTAGATCCAAAATTCATTATTGCCGATGAACCGATATCCGCACTAGATGTATCGATTCAAGCACAAGTGGTGAATCTCTTGCAAGAACTGCAACGTGACATGGGGTTAACATATTTGTTCATCGCGCATGATTTATCTATGGTTAAACATATAAGTGATCGTGTTGCGGTTATGTATCTTGGTAAAATTGTAGAGCTGGCAAGTAGTGAAGATTTGTATGCTGATCCTAGGCATCCATATACAAGAGCTTTAATGTCTGCTATTCCGATACCTGATCCTGAAGTTGAGGCAACAAGAGAACGTATCGTATTAACTGGTGATTTACCAAGTCCAATCCATCTTCCGTCAGGATGTCCTTTCCATACAAGATGTCCGATCGCTACAGATAAATGTAAGGTAGATGCTCCTAAACTGTTAGATGTTAAGAAGAATCACTTCGCAGCTTGTCATTATGCTTAA